The proteins below come from a single Rhizobium sp. BT04 genomic window:
- a CDS encoding ABC transporter permease — MSLVDIALSWRNTETERETRQRRVSPFDHPIVGIVFPIALFAAWEILVRTGLVGGRLMPPPSKILYTVYALAASGDLATHVGATLRRVAIGFAFGSLAGTALGALTGSSKLLARLLDPSLQALRAIPSIAWVPLFILWFGIFEASKVALIGVGVFFPVYLGVYGAVVGVDRRIVEVGRVFRLSGFELIRLILLPAVLPDYILALRAGLGLGWMFVVAAEFMGASEGLGYLLVDGQQLGKPDQILAAILIFAIVGKATDSLLLIATAPFLRWRDNHASGI; from the coding sequence ATGTCGTTGGTCGACATCGCGCTGTCATGGCGCAATACCGAAACAGAAAGGGAGACCCGGCAGCGCCGGGTCTCGCCTTTCGATCACCCGATCGTCGGGATCGTGTTTCCAATCGCATTGTTTGCCGCCTGGGAGATCCTCGTGCGCACGGGGCTTGTCGGCGGCCGCTTGATGCCTCCGCCCTCGAAGATTCTCTATACGGTCTATGCGCTGGCCGCATCCGGCGATCTGGCTACCCATGTCGGTGCGACACTGCGCAGAGTGGCGATCGGTTTTGCCTTCGGCTCCCTGGCGGGAACCGCGCTCGGGGCGCTGACCGGCTCTTCCAAATTGCTCGCACGCCTGCTCGATCCGAGCCTGCAGGCCCTCAGAGCCATTCCGTCTATTGCCTGGGTGCCGCTATTCATCCTGTGGTTCGGCATTTTCGAAGCCTCCAAAGTCGCCTTGATCGGCGTCGGCGTCTTCTTTCCCGTCTATCTCGGGGTCTATGGCGCCGTCGTCGGCGTCGACAGGCGCATCGTCGAGGTCGGCCGCGTCTTCCGGCTTTCCGGGTTCGAGCTCATTCGTCTGATCCTGCTGCCGGCAGTTCTGCCCGACTATATCCTTGCCCTGCGCGCCGGCTTGGGTCTCGGTTGGATGTTTGTCGTCGCGGCGGAATTTATGGGCGCGTCGGAGGGCCTGGGATATCTCCTGGTGGACGGGCAGCAGCTCGGAAAACCGGATCAGATCCTCGCCGCTATCTTGATCTTTGCCATTGTCGGCAAGGCGACCGACAGCCTGCTTCTAATTGCGACCGCGCCGTTTCTGCGCTGGCGCGACAACCATGCGAGCGGGATCTGA
- a CDS encoding aldehyde dehydrogenase family protein: MAMIQCISPVDGSVYAERPALSLDAAKDVVARARKAQKAWAKRPLEERVQLVLKGAARLNEMSDVVVPELAWQMGRPVRYGGEYKGFNERSNYVASIAADALAPLVVEESERFERRIEREAHGVVFVVAPWNYPYMTAINTIAPALMAGNTVVLKHASQTLVVGERLVQAFIEAGVPEDVFQNVFLDHETTSALIAVGSFNFVNFTGSVEGGRSMERAAAGTFTGLGLELGGKDPGYVMEDADLEAAVDTLMDGATYNSGQCCCGIERIYVHESLYDAFVEKSVAWVSNYKLGNPLDPETSLGPMAHKRFAKVVREQIADAVSKGAKALVDPKLFPQDDGGAYLAPQVLVNVDHSMAFMREETFGPAVGIMKVKSDEEALALMNDSQYGLTASLWTKDVERAARLGREIETGTVFMNRADYLDPALCWTGVKETGRGGSLSIIGFQNLTRPKSFHLKKVTA, from the coding sequence ATGGCAATGATCCAATGCATTTCACCGGTTGACGGCTCGGTCTATGCCGAGCGTCCGGCACTTTCGCTCGATGCCGCCAAAGATGTGGTGGCGCGTGCCCGCAAGGCGCAGAAGGCCTGGGCGAAACGGCCGCTCGAAGAGCGCGTGCAGTTGGTGCTGAAGGGTGCTGCGCGGCTGAACGAGATGTCCGACGTCGTCGTGCCTGAGCTTGCCTGGCAGATGGGCCGGCCGGTCAGGTATGGCGGCGAATACAAAGGCTTCAACGAGCGCTCCAACTATGTCGCCTCGATCGCGGCGGACGCGCTGGCGCCTCTCGTCGTCGAGGAGAGCGAGCGTTTCGAACGCCGCATCGAGCGCGAGGCGCATGGCGTCGTCTTCGTCGTAGCACCCTGGAACTATCCCTATATGACGGCGATCAACACGATCGCGCCGGCGCTGATGGCCGGCAATACAGTGGTGCTGAAACATGCGTCGCAGACGCTTGTTGTCGGCGAGCGGCTGGTGCAGGCCTTCATCGAGGCCGGCGTTCCCGAGGATGTGTTCCAGAACGTCTTCCTCGATCACGAGACGACGTCGGCCTTGATTGCCGTCGGCAGCTTCAATTTCGTCAACTTCACCGGATCGGTCGAAGGCGGGCGGTCGATGGAGCGGGCGGCTGCCGGCACCTTCACCGGCCTCGGCCTCGAACTTGGCGGCAAGGATCCGGGTTATGTCATGGAAGACGCCGATCTCGAGGCGGCCGTCGATACGCTGATGGACGGCGCGACCTACAATTCCGGCCAATGCTGCTGCGGCATCGAGCGCATCTATGTGCATGAATCGCTCTACGACGCCTTCGTCGAAAAATCGGTCGCATGGGTGTCGAACTACAAGCTCGGCAATCCGCTCGATCCCGAGACGTCGCTCGGGCCGATGGCGCACAAGCGCTTCGCCAAAGTGGTGCGCGAGCAGATCGCCGACGCGGTTTCCAAGGGCGCCAAGGCGCTTGTCGATCCCAAGCTTTTCCCTCAGGATGACGGCGGCGCCTATCTCGCACCGCAGGTTCTCGTCAATGTCGACCATTCCATGGCCTTCATGCGCGAAGAGACTTTCGGCCCGGCGGTCGGCATCATGAAGGTGAAGAGCGACGAAGAGGCACTCGCTTTGATGAACGACAGCCAGTACGGGCTCACCGCCTCGCTCTGGACCAAAGATGTCGAGCGGGCAGCGCGGCTTGGCCGCGAAATCGAAACCGGCACCGTTTTCATGAACCGCGCTGATTATCTTGATCCGGCGCTCTGCTGGACCGGTGTGAAGGAGACCGGCCGCGGCGGCTCGCTCTCGATCATCGGCTTCCAGAATCTGACGCGTCCGAAATCCTTCCATCTGAAGAAAGTCACAGCATGA
- a CDS encoding ParA family protein yields the protein MPVITFANTKGGAGKTTAVLLLATELARKGYRVTILDADPQHWISRWHEISGHVPNVSVIDFVTTASLPQHISENKHNTDYFIVDLPGARNPLLATAVGLSDHVLIPIQGCAMDARGGAQVLELLQYLDEKAGIKIGHSVVLTRVNSMVTTRALQVVKSLLSERHVPVLDTAIIERSAFRDIFDCGGTLHTIDSTRVSNLDKARENATCFAEEMMRKLPVRLTASARMATAA from the coding sequence ATGCCTGTTATCACATTCGCAAATACCAAGGGCGGCGCCGGCAAGACGACGGCTGTCCTCCTGCTCGCAACCGAGCTTGCCCGCAAGGGCTATCGCGTCACCATTCTCGATGCCGATCCGCAGCACTGGATTTCACGTTGGCACGAGATATCGGGTCACGTGCCTAATGTTTCGGTGATCGATTTCGTGACCACCGCCTCGCTGCCGCAGCATATCAGCGAGAACAAGCACAATACCGACTATTTCATCGTCGACCTGCCGGGCGCCCGCAATCCGCTGCTCGCCACCGCCGTCGGTCTTTCCGACCATGTGCTGATCCCGATCCAGGGCTGTGCGATGGATGCGCGCGGCGGCGCGCAGGTGCTCGAACTGCTGCAGTATCTCGACGAGAAGGCCGGGATCAAGATCGGCCATTCGGTGGTGCTGACCCGCGTCAACTCGATGGTGACGACGCGGGCGCTGCAAGTCGTCAAGTCGCTGCTCAGCGAGCGGCATGTGCCGGTGCTTGATACCGCCATTATCGAACGCTCCGCTTTCCGCGACATCTTCGACTGTGGCGGCACGCTGCACACGATCGACTCGACGCGCGTCAGCAATCTCGATAAGGCGCGTGAAAACGCCACCTGTTTTGCCGAGGAGATGATGCGCAAGCTGCCGGTCAGGCTGACCGCATCGGCGCGGATGGCGACGGCGGCCTGA
- a CDS encoding aliphatic sulfonate ABC transporter substrate-binding protein yields the protein MKSFVRLALSVFAGLVAMGTAQAADVSEIRVDWATYNPVSLILKDEGILEKEFEKDGIKITWVQSAGSNKALEFLNAGSLDFGSTAGAAALIGRVNGNPIKSIYVYSRPEWTALVTRKDTGIAKVEDLKGKSIAVTRGTDPHIFLVRALADAGLTEKDVSLVLLQHADGRLALKRGDVDAWAGLDPIMASAEIEDGDVLFYRKPENNSWGVLNVREEFAAAHPDIVKRVLASYEKARTEALKDPAKLKAALVAATKLPDTVIERQLERTNLGYSVIGDAQRQTIEAAGLALQKADVIKADVDVKTVVSALIDPSFASAALGQ from the coding sequence ATGAAATCGTTTGTTCGCTTGGCTTTGAGCGTGTTCGCGGGTTTGGTTGCAATGGGCACGGCACAGGCTGCCGATGTCTCGGAAATTCGCGTGGACTGGGCAACCTATAACCCGGTCAGCCTCATTCTGAAGGATGAAGGCATCCTGGAAAAGGAATTCGAAAAGGACGGGATCAAGATAACCTGGGTCCAGTCCGCAGGCTCCAACAAAGCCCTGGAATTCCTGAATGCCGGCTCCCTCGACTTCGGCTCGACCGCGGGTGCGGCGGCATTGATCGGCCGCGTCAACGGCAATCCAATCAAATCCATCTACGTGTATTCGCGTCCGGAATGGACCGCGCTCGTAACCCGCAAGGATACCGGCATTGCCAAGGTCGAGGACCTCAAGGGCAAGTCCATCGCCGTGACGCGCGGCACCGATCCCCACATTTTCCTGGTACGCGCGCTTGCCGATGCCGGCCTCACCGAAAAAGATGTTTCGCTTGTTCTGCTCCAGCATGCGGACGGCCGCCTTGCGCTGAAGCGCGGTGACGTCGATGCTTGGGCGGGCCTCGATCCGATCATGGCCTCCGCCGAGATCGAAGATGGCGATGTTCTGTTTTATCGCAAGCCGGAGAACAACAGCTGGGGCGTTCTCAACGTGCGCGAGGAGTTTGCCGCCGCGCATCCTGACATCGTCAAACGCGTGCTTGCCTCCTACGAGAAGGCCCGCACTGAGGCTCTGAAAGATCCGGCCAAGCTCAAAGCCGCCCTCGTTGCCGCCACCAAACTGCCCGATACCGTGATTGAGCGCCAGCTGGAGCGCACGAACCTCGGCTATTCCGTGATCGGCGACGCCCAGCGCCAGACGATCGAAGCCGCAGGCCTTGCTCTGCAAAAGGCGGATGTCATCAAGGCGGATGTCGATGTCAAAACAGTTGTCTCCGCGCTGATCGATCCAAGCTTCGCCTCCGCCGCCCTCGGCCAATGA
- a CDS encoding iron-containing alcohol dehydrogenase, with product MSSSNITANWSYPTSVKLGRGRIKELADACKSLGIKKPLLVTDRGLASMAITKTALDILEDAGLGRAIFADVDPNPNEKNLDAGVKAFKDGGHDGVVAFGGGSGLDLGKCVAFMAGQTRPVWDFEDIGDWWTRASLEGIAPIVAVPTTAGTGSEVGRASVITNSETHVKKIIFHPKFLPGVVISDPELTVGMPKIITAGTGMDAFAHCLEAYSSPFYHPMSAGIALEGMRLVKEFLPRAYREGTDLEARANMMAAAAMGAVAFQKGLGAIHALSHPIGAVYNTHHGMTNAVVMPAVLRFNRKAIEEKIGRAAAYLGISGGFDGFYDYVLKLRSELGVPETLSAMGIADDRIDELSAMAIEDPSAGGNPVALTLENTKALFRDCF from the coding sequence ATGAGCAGCAGCAACATCACCGCAAACTGGAGCTATCCGACATCGGTCAAGCTCGGCCGGGGCCGCATCAAGGAACTGGCCGACGCCTGCAAGAGCCTGGGCATCAAAAAGCCGCTGCTCGTCACCGACCGCGGCCTTGCCTCGATGGCGATCACCAAGACCGCACTCGATATCCTCGAAGATGCCGGTCTCGGCCGGGCGATCTTCGCCGACGTCGATCCGAACCCGAACGAGAAGAACCTCGATGCCGGCGTCAAGGCTTTCAAGGACGGCGGCCATGACGGCGTCGTCGCCTTCGGCGGCGGCTCTGGCCTCGATCTCGGCAAGTGCGTCGCCTTCATGGCCGGCCAGACCCGGCCGGTCTGGGATTTCGAAGATATCGGCGACTGGTGGACGCGCGCGAGCCTTGAGGGCATCGCCCCGATCGTCGCCGTGCCGACGACGGCAGGCACCGGTTCGGAAGTCGGGCGCGCCAGCGTCATCACCAATTCCGAAACCCATGTGAAGAAGATCATCTTCCATCCGAAGTTCCTGCCCGGCGTCGTCATCTCCGACCCGGAACTAACGGTCGGCATGCCGAAGATCATCACGGCCGGCACGGGCATGGATGCCTTCGCTCATTGCCTGGAAGCCTATTCCTCACCCTTCTACCATCCGATGTCGGCCGGCATTGCGCTCGAAGGCATGCGCCTCGTCAAGGAATTCCTGCCGCGCGCCTATAGGGAAGGCACCGATCTCGAAGCCCGCGCCAATATGATGGCCGCTGCCGCCATGGGTGCGGTCGCTTTCCAGAAGGGGCTCGGCGCCATCCATGCGCTGTCGCACCCGATCGGCGCCGTCTACAACACCCATCACGGCATGACCAATGCGGTGGTGATGCCGGCGGTGCTGCGCTTCAACCGCAAGGCAATCGAGGAGAAGATCGGCCGCGCTGCCGCCTATCTCGGCATCTCAGGCGGTTTCGACGGATTCTACGACTACGTGCTGAAGCTCCGTTCCGAGCTCGGGGTGCCGGAAACGCTGTCGGCAATGGGAATCGCGGACGATCGCATCGATGAATTGTCGGCCATGGCGATCGAGGACCCGAGTGCGGGCGGCAATCCGGTCGCACTGACGCTCGAAAATACCAAGGCGCTTTTCAGGGATTGCTTCTGA
- a CDS encoding L,D-transpeptidase, translating into MNRFLKSAFSLAAVLAAIAAAAPEAGAQQFRDRRQSDVVLVTPSGEILDYVPRGYIYARDRSGNRVLIDDYGNVVATEMRARGYYPPRPGPRDVYADQNGNDPYYADDNTYGDTRYSERGAVTGGIPRDAAIERQPLGDQPYPEDNSIGNPQPNDDYASIDPDQQIPPADAPKAAPDEPVITLKNKSKPEIVALQVFLDRAGISPGVIDGHMGSNVTKGIYAYDQMTGSKLDPNDTDAILEELRMNGGLPVVSYTITPADAAGPFVAQIPEDYSQKALLPSLAYTSTTEMLAERFHMDEAFLKEMNPGADFSVPGTVIKVVNPGEPKSGEVARIIADKGRKQVFAYDGAGNLLAAYPASIGSTDTPSPSGLVNVERVALNPGYTYNPKINFQQGANDKILNIPPGPNGPVGTVWMALSKPTYGIHGTPEPSKIGRTQSHGCIRLTNWDATELAKMVKPGVTVEFVD; encoded by the coding sequence GTGAATCGCTTTTTGAAGTCGGCATTTTCGCTTGCGGCCGTGCTGGCGGCCATTGCGGCTGCAGCGCCGGAGGCGGGCGCACAGCAGTTCCGCGACCGCCGCCAGAGCGATGTCGTGCTGGTGACGCCGAGCGGCGAAATCCTCGATTATGTCCCGCGCGGCTATATTTACGCCCGCGACCGCAGCGGCAACCGCGTGCTGATCGACGACTACGGCAACGTCGTCGCCACCGAGATGCGCGCCCGCGGCTACTATCCGCCGCGGCCCGGCCCGCGCGATGTCTATGCCGACCAGAACGGCAACGATCCCTATTATGCCGACGACAATACCTATGGCGACACGCGTTACTCCGAGCGCGGTGCGGTCACCGGCGGCATTCCGCGCGATGCGGCGATCGAACGCCAGCCGCTCGGCGACCAGCCCTATCCCGAGGATAACAGCATCGGCAATCCGCAGCCGAACGACGACTACGCCTCGATCGATCCCGACCAGCAGATCCCGCCTGCCGACGCGCCGAAGGCAGCACCCGATGAACCCGTCATCACGCTGAAGAACAAGTCGAAGCCCGAGATCGTCGCACTGCAGGTCTTCCTTGATCGCGCCGGCATCTCTCCCGGCGTCATCGACGGCCATATGGGCTCGAACGTCACCAAGGGCATCTATGCCTATGACCAGATGACTGGGTCGAAGCTCGATCCCAACGACACCGATGCCATTCTGGAAGAGCTGCGCATGAACGGCGGCCTGCCCGTCGTCAGCTACACGATCACGCCGGCCGATGCCGCCGGTCCCTTCGTCGCCCAGATCCCGGAAGATTATTCGCAGAAGGCGCTGCTGCCCTCGCTAGCCTATACCTCGACCACCGAAATGCTGGCCGAACGCTTCCACATGGATGAGGCTTTCCTCAAGGAGATGAACCCCGGCGCCGATTTCAGCGTTCCCGGCACCGTCATCAAGGTCGTCAATCCCGGCGAGCCGAAAAGCGGTGAAGTCGCCCGCATCATCGCCGACAAGGGCCGCAAGCAGGTCTTCGCCTATGACGGCGCCGGCAATCTCCTCGCCGCCTATCCGGCATCGATCGGCTCCACCGACACCCCCTCTCCGTCGGGCTTGGTGAATGTCGAGCGTGTCGCCCTCAATCCCGGTTACACCTATAACCCGAAGATCAATTTCCAGCAGGGTGCCAACGACAAGATCCTCAACATCCCGCCCGGACCGAACGGCCCCGTCGGCACCGTCTGGATGGCGCTTTCGAAGCCTACCTACGGCATCCATGGCACGCCCGAGCCTTCTAAGATCGGCCGCACCCAGAGCCACGGCTGCATCCGCCTGACCAACTGGGATGCGACCGAGCTGGCCAAGATGGTTAAGCCGGGCGTGACGGTCGAATTCGTCGACTGA
- a CDS encoding ABC transporter ATP-binding protein produces the protein MLDIRSLSKIYPNGTHALQDFSLSIGKGELIAVIGGSGCGKSTLLRLLSGLEAPTQGEISLEGRRLTEPDALVNLVFQEPRLFPWLTVADNIGFGLRHLASGEREEQVSAALEKIGLAGYEKRWIKELSGGQAQRVALARALVTKPAVLLLDEPFSALDAMTRVELQDHLIDLWRVNTTTMLLVTHDIEEAAFLADRVVVMRPWPGRILEVVDIGLPRQRNRMSDELAGVKRRLSGLLAHSLNDGRRTASA, from the coding sequence ATGCTCGATATCCGTTCTCTATCCAAGATCTATCCCAACGGAACGCATGCGCTGCAGGATTTTTCCCTGAGCATCGGAAAGGGCGAGCTGATCGCAGTCATTGGAGGATCGGGCTGCGGCAAGAGCACTCTTCTGAGGCTGTTGTCGGGCTTGGAAGCGCCCACCCAGGGCGAAATCAGCCTGGAGGGACGGCGGCTGACGGAGCCGGACGCCCTCGTGAACCTCGTCTTCCAGGAGCCTCGGCTCTTTCCCTGGTTGACGGTCGCCGACAATATCGGTTTCGGCCTGCGTCATCTGGCAAGCGGCGAACGCGAAGAGCAGGTATCGGCTGCTCTGGAGAAGATCGGCCTTGCCGGCTACGAGAAGCGCTGGATCAAGGAACTATCCGGCGGGCAGGCGCAACGCGTGGCCTTGGCGCGCGCGCTCGTGACGAAGCCGGCCGTGCTTTTATTGGACGAGCCTTTCTCGGCCCTCGATGCGATGACGCGTGTCGAACTCCAGGATCATCTAATCGATCTATGGCGTGTGAATACCACGACGATGCTGCTGGTCACGCACGACATCGAAGAGGCCGCGTTTCTGGCAGATCGCGTCGTCGTGATGCGCCCCTGGCCGGGACGCATTCTGGAAGTGGTCGATATAGGCCTGCCGCGGCAACGCAATCGTATGTCGGACGAATTGGCCGGAGTCAAAAGGCGTCTTTCCGGCCTTCTGGCTCATTCCCTCAATGATGGCCGCCGCACGGCAAGCGCCTAA
- a CDS encoding DUF4432 family protein, which yields MIEFAAASGPRLMLDETSVLDIGGCIIEGIDIAPKRAIPDDGDPRIDHSLEGFLFTCGPDHIRHRQPIAGRADGKVYPLHGSASGHAAKVLWTKFENGNAECRADIDITTVEGLPQRIERLWRIDGATGEVRLDDRVVNTSDQTVPTFLMYHINTGGKWLDEGTRLEGRMLENGGFPWAFGEEPGGIFCVAAPATEEGFAEVRLGPIAAIGGRTLRVRFRADTLPYLQVWRNQKAPAHIIGIEPVSHRWISRDELQAAGEFNMLAPGESRSYALSFTFR from the coding sequence ATGATCGAATTTGCCGCCGCAAGCGGGCCGCGCCTGATGCTCGATGAAACATCGGTGCTGGATATCGGCGGATGCATCATCGAAGGCATCGATATTGCGCCGAAGCGCGCCATTCCCGACGACGGCGATCCGCGAATCGATCATTCGCTCGAAGGCTTCCTCTTCACTTGCGGGCCGGACCATATCCGCCATCGCCAGCCGATCGCCGGCCGGGCCGACGGCAAGGTCTACCCGCTGCACGGATCGGCCTCCGGCCATGCGGCAAAGGTGCTGTGGACGAAATTCGAGAACGGCAATGCCGAATGCCGTGCCGATATCGACATCACCACCGTCGAGGGACTGCCGCAGCGCATCGAGCGGCTGTGGCGCATCGACGGGGCGACCGGCGAAGTGCGGCTCGATGACCGGGTGGTCAATACCAGCGACCAGACGGTGCCGACCTTCCTGATGTACCACATCAACACTGGCGGCAAATGGCTGGACGAGGGCACGCGGCTCGAAGGTCGGATGCTGGAGAATGGCGGTTTCCCCTGGGCGTTCGGCGAGGAGCCAGGCGGCATCTTCTGCGTTGCGGCGCCGGCGACGGAGGAGGGTTTCGCGGAGGTCCGCCTCGGACCAATCGCCGCAATCGGCGGCAGGACGCTGCGTGTGCGCTTCCGCGCCGACACGCTGCCTTATCTGCAGGTGTGGCGAAACCAGAAGGCGCCGGCCCATATCATCGGCATCGAGCCGGTTTCGCATCGCTGGATATCGCGCGACGAGCTTCAGGCCGCAGGTGAGTTCAATATGCTGGCGCCCGGCGAGAGCCGCAGCTATGCGCTGAGCTTTACCTTTCGGTGA